The proteins below come from a single Etheostoma spectabile isolate EspeVRDwgs_2016 chromosome 4, UIUC_Espe_1.0, whole genome shotgun sequence genomic window:
- the LOC116688447 gene encoding anti-Muellerian hormone type-2 receptor isoform X1, which yields MILQEWWLILAAECILTCISGQSFPQKRLCAFQVTPQTKAYSKVGNVSGSVQLCENTQCCVGYYQVIDDQLKVDVLACDIVEKSCPDATCKSQIRYNGLHIKCVCNTDLCNSNITWTPESAEPPPTYSYSLVKPKKAAVIILTGTLLVLCFLLLIVAAKWSSRFKKKNAESDIQLKMRPMKLNQENTPFLDDYSVSRLCSCQTTKTSEINVANIELQQIVGYGHFANVWRGKYQGSTVAVKVFPAGWKTKFTAEKEVYELPLMKHAGIVHFLGTGRKPDGGGWLIVLQFAECGSLHSYLCKHTSNWMLSLKLCRSLSQGLSYLHSDLHMHGLHKPPVAHRDFSSSNVLVRADGTCVLCDFGCSTILRFCSGRRRWQSHTTNMEGHTQLGTLRYMSPEILEGHVNLSNSFCLMQGDIYALGLLLWEIWMRCSDLFEGGIAPQHLLPYESELGANVTLESLVQHVFHMDKRPSIPKHWELLPQGSVLQELLTDCWDCDPDARLTAQCVADRLFCLYSSVDL from the exons ATGATTCTGCAAGAGTGGTGGCTGATTTTGGCTGCGG AATGCATCCTTACATGCATCTCCGGCCAGTCTTTTCCTCAGAAGAGACTGTGTGCATTCCAAGTGACTCCCCAGACAAAAGCATACTCAAAGGTTGGCAATGTGAGTGGGTCGGTGCAGCTCTGTGAGAACACCCAATGCTGCGTGGGTTATTATCAGGTCATCGATGACCAGCTAAAGGTTGACGTTCTTG CTTGTGATATTGTTGAAAAGTCTTGCCCAGATGCAACCTGCAAGTCACAAATACGCTACAACGGTCTCCAcattaagtgtgtgtgcaaCACAGACCTCTGCAATAGCAACATCACTTGGACCCCAGAGTCAGCAGAGCCTCCACCCACCTATTCTTATTCTCTAG ttaAACCCAAGAAAGCTGCTGTAATAATTCTGACTGGAACATTGCTGGTCCTGTGCTTCCTGCTGCTGATTGTTGCAGCCAAATGGAGTAGccgatttaaaaagaaaa ACGCAGAATCAGACATACAGCTAAAAATGAGGCCAATGAAGCTTAATCAAG AGAATACACCCTTTCTTGATGATTACAGTGTCTCACGACTGTGCTCCtgccaaacaacaaaaacctctGAGATCAATGTCGCTAACATTGAACTACAGCAG ATTGTAGGCTATGGCCATTTTGCAAATGTCTGGCGGGGGAAATACCAGGGATCCACAGTGGCTGTGAAAGTTTTCCCTGCTGGCTGGAAAACTAAATTTACTGCAGAGAAGGAGGTCTATGAGCTACCATTGATGAAGCATGCTGGGATTGTCCACTTCCTGGGCACTGGGAGGAAACCGGATGGAGGCGGTTGGCTCATTGTCCTGCAATTTGCTGAATGT GGTTCTCTCCACTCCTATCTGtgtaaacacaccagcaactgGATGTTGTCACTGAAATTGTGCCGGTCTTTATCGCAGGGACTTTCCTATCTCCACTCTGACCTTCACATGCATG gtttGCATAAACCACCTGTGGCCCACAGAGACTTCAGCAGCTCCAACGTGCTCGTGAGAGCAGATGGGACCTGTGTCCTGTGTGATTTTGGATGCTCAACCATCCTGCGTTTTTGTTCAGGACGTCGTCGCTGGCAGAGCCACACAACAAACATGGAG GGTCACACTCAGTTGGGCACACTGCGCTACATGTCCCCGGAGATCCTGGAAGGCCACGTAAACCTGAGCAACAGCTTTTGTCTCATGCAGGGGGACATATATGCGCTGGGACTGCTGCTGTGGGAAATCTGGATGCGCTGCTCGGATTTATTTGAAG GCGGTATTGCTCCACAGCATCTTTTGCCTTATGAATCTGAGCTGGGAGCCAATGTAACACTGGAGAGCCTCGTCCAGCATGTGTTTCACATGGACAAGAGACCCTCCATACCCAAACACTGGGAATTGCTACCACAG GGATCTGTGCTGCAGGAGCTCCTAACAGATTGCTGGGACTGTGACCCAGATGCTCGACTGACTGCTCAGTGTGTAGCGGACAGATTGTTCTGTTTGTACTCTTCCGTTGATTTGTAA
- the LOC116688447 gene encoding anti-Muellerian hormone type-2 receptor isoform X2: MILQEWWLILAAECILTCISGQSFPQKRLCAFQVTPQTKAYSKVGNVSGSVQLCENTQCCVGYYQVIDDQLKVDVLACDIVEKSCPDATCKSQIRYNGLHIKCVCNTDLCNSNITWTPESAEPPPTYSYSLVKPKKAAVIILTGTLLVLCFLLLIVAAKWSSRFKKKKNTPFLDDYSVSRLCSCQTTKTSEINVANIELQQIVGYGHFANVWRGKYQGSTVAVKVFPAGWKTKFTAEKEVYELPLMKHAGIVHFLGTGRKPDGGGWLIVLQFAECGSLHSYLCKHTSNWMLSLKLCRSLSQGLSYLHSDLHMHGLHKPPVAHRDFSSSNVLVRADGTCVLCDFGCSTILRFCSGRRRWQSHTTNMEGHTQLGTLRYMSPEILEGHVNLSNSFCLMQGDIYALGLLLWEIWMRCSDLFEGGIAPQHLLPYESELGANVTLESLVQHVFHMDKRPSIPKHWELLPQGSVLQELLTDCWDCDPDARLTAQCVADRLFCLYSSVDL, from the exons ATGATTCTGCAAGAGTGGTGGCTGATTTTGGCTGCGG AATGCATCCTTACATGCATCTCCGGCCAGTCTTTTCCTCAGAAGAGACTGTGTGCATTCCAAGTGACTCCCCAGACAAAAGCATACTCAAAGGTTGGCAATGTGAGTGGGTCGGTGCAGCTCTGTGAGAACACCCAATGCTGCGTGGGTTATTATCAGGTCATCGATGACCAGCTAAAGGTTGACGTTCTTG CTTGTGATATTGTTGAAAAGTCTTGCCCAGATGCAACCTGCAAGTCACAAATACGCTACAACGGTCTCCAcattaagtgtgtgtgcaaCACAGACCTCTGCAATAGCAACATCACTTGGACCCCAGAGTCAGCAGAGCCTCCACCCACCTATTCTTATTCTCTAG ttaAACCCAAGAAAGCTGCTGTAATAATTCTGACTGGAACATTGCTGGTCCTGTGCTTCCTGCTGCTGATTGTTGCAGCCAAATGGAGTAGccgatttaaaaagaaaa AGAATACACCCTTTCTTGATGATTACAGTGTCTCACGACTGTGCTCCtgccaaacaacaaaaacctctGAGATCAATGTCGCTAACATTGAACTACAGCAG ATTGTAGGCTATGGCCATTTTGCAAATGTCTGGCGGGGGAAATACCAGGGATCCACAGTGGCTGTGAAAGTTTTCCCTGCTGGCTGGAAAACTAAATTTACTGCAGAGAAGGAGGTCTATGAGCTACCATTGATGAAGCATGCTGGGATTGTCCACTTCCTGGGCACTGGGAGGAAACCGGATGGAGGCGGTTGGCTCATTGTCCTGCAATTTGCTGAATGT GGTTCTCTCCACTCCTATCTGtgtaaacacaccagcaactgGATGTTGTCACTGAAATTGTGCCGGTCTTTATCGCAGGGACTTTCCTATCTCCACTCTGACCTTCACATGCATG gtttGCATAAACCACCTGTGGCCCACAGAGACTTCAGCAGCTCCAACGTGCTCGTGAGAGCAGATGGGACCTGTGTCCTGTGTGATTTTGGATGCTCAACCATCCTGCGTTTTTGTTCAGGACGTCGTCGCTGGCAGAGCCACACAACAAACATGGAG GGTCACACTCAGTTGGGCACACTGCGCTACATGTCCCCGGAGATCCTGGAAGGCCACGTAAACCTGAGCAACAGCTTTTGTCTCATGCAGGGGGACATATATGCGCTGGGACTGCTGCTGTGGGAAATCTGGATGCGCTGCTCGGATTTATTTGAAG GCGGTATTGCTCCACAGCATCTTTTGCCTTATGAATCTGAGCTGGGAGCCAATGTAACACTGGAGAGCCTCGTCCAGCATGTGTTTCACATGGACAAGAGACCCTCCATACCCAAACACTGGGAATTGCTACCACAG GGATCTGTGCTGCAGGAGCTCCTAACAGATTGCTGGGACTGTGACCCAGATGCTCGACTGACTGCTCAGTGTGTAGCGGACAGATTGTTCTGTTTGTACTCTTCCGTTGATTTGTAA
- the LOC116688605 gene encoding cell division cycle-associated protein 7, with protein MAGVLGMNAIKKKFVLADVFAEDSESERTFYGFSDGEINDHCDKNSNFEDEDEAQSDLSPNKKKATSKPSFGAQNFRLRVALRSAPSTQQSTDDEEEAEEEEKMTKKRGVKWAGKTSQAKKKKHVKFEDEEIAVARPSPSKEHGSDSAEDVSKSFLAKREQNIKANKAMLAQLMADLQKMPGGAGILKKQADKQKTKERSSRPPRSGAAGGPSRKNPERASSRRTRSMGGGGEDPSAPKEEELELSLEDELLEVRRSRAPQRRGAPRPNQCKPHFIRPVEDITEDEIQLVAENLTDKVYNSVTGSTCHQCRQKTIDTKTCCRSEDCRGIQGQFCGPCLRNRYGEDVKKALLDPEWKCPPCRGICNCSFCRQREGRCPTGILFPLAQYHGFSDVHSYLSSLRNKLKSEDNDVEM; from the exons ATG GCAGGGGTTTTAGGAATGAACGCcatcaaaaaaaagtttgtgttgGCCGATGTTTTCGCAGAGGACTCTGAAAGTGAGCGCACATTTTACGGCTTTTCTGATGGTGAAATCAACGACCACTGCGATAAG AATTCAAAttttgaagatgaagatgaagccCAGTCTGACCTTTCCCCCAACAAGAAGAAAGCCACGTCCAAACCATCTTTTGGGGCCCAGAACTTCAGGCTGAGGGTGGCTCTCCGCTCTGCTCCCTCTACTCAGCAGTCCACTGATGAtgaggaagaggcagaggaggaagaaaagatgacaaaaaagaGAGGGGTGAAGTGGGCAGGAAAGACCAGTCAGGCtaagaagaagaaacatgttAAATTTGAAGATGAAGAGATAGCAGTGGCTCGGCCGTCTCCTTCTAAAGAGCATGGGTCCGATTCAGCAGAAGATGTATCCAAGTCTTTCCTGGCCAAGAGAGAGCAGAACATCAAGGCCAACAAAGCAATG TTGGCTCAGCTGATGGCAGACCTGCAGAAGATGCCAGGAGGTGCCGGGATTCTGAAAAAACAAGCAGACAAACAGAagacaaaagagagaagttCT CGGCCACCACGCTCTGGTGCAGCTGGAGGACCGTCCAGGAAGAACCCAGAGCGGGCATCCAGCAGACGGACCCGCTCTATGGGTGGGGGAGGTGAGGATCCTTCAGCCCCTAAGGAGGAAGAACTGGAGCTCAGCTTGGAGGATGAGCTGCTGGAG GTACGTCGTAGCCGAGCCCCACAGCGCCGTGGAGCCCCAAGGCCTAATCAGTGTAAACCTCATTTTATCCGTCCTGTGGAGGACATCACAGAGGACGAGATCCAGCTGGTTGCAGAGAACTTGACTGATAAGGTCTACAACAGCGTCACA GGCTCCACGTGTCATCAGTGCCGTCAGAAAACGATTGACACTAAGACTTGCTGCCGCAGCGAGGACTGTCGTGGGATTCAGGGTCAGTTCTGTGGGCCGTGTCTGAGGAACAGATATGGAGAGGATGTCAAGAAGGCGCTGCTTGATCCG GAGTGGAAGTGCCCTCCTTGTCGTGGCATTTGCAACTGCAGCTTCTGCCGCCAGCGTGAGGGACGCTGCCCGACTGGCATCCTGTTCCCCCTGGCTCAGTACCACGGCTTCTCTGACGTCCACTCCTACCTCAGCAG CCTCCGTAACAAACTGAAGAGTGAGGACAACGATGTAGAGATGTGA